In a single window of the Rickettsiales bacterium genome:
- a CDS encoding tetratricopeptide repeat protein, with amino-acid sequence MKKTVALLGLILLAGCGPQAASEGPLSDRERSLIHLADTMRSGGDVDSAIDLYKRAMAKSKHQVEAHLALADLYLQLERNSDAQEVLLTAKKRQPKAALVNLGLAKLAVNRGETQEAIGYFNDGLEGTPNHLDLLSGKAVSLDMEGQHDAAQALYFKALDTTSESAEFVQSNLAMSYIMNGQYDEAIAQLTAIDTMEKSAVMRQNLALAYGLKGQMKKARKWGLKDLSKKEFEQNIKFYKNYTKEMRAHNK; translated from the coding sequence ATGAAAAAGACCGTAGCATTATTAGGATTAATTTTATTAGCAGGGTGTGGCCCGCAAGCGGCGTCGGAAGGCCCCTTGTCAGATCGTGAGCGCAGCTTAATTCATCTCGCTGATACCATGCGTTCGGGGGGTGATGTGGATTCGGCGATTGATTTATATAAACGCGCAATGGCTAAGTCGAAGCATCAGGTAGAAGCACATCTGGCGCTTGCCGATTTGTATCTTCAGCTTGAAAGAAATAGCGATGCGCAAGAAGTTCTTCTCACCGCTAAAAAGCGCCAACCGAAAGCCGCACTCGTAAATCTAGGTTTGGCTAAATTGGCAGTTAATCGCGGCGAAACACAAGAGGCAATCGGCTACTTTAATGATGGATTGGAAGGAACGCCCAATCATCTGGATTTATTAAGCGGTAAAGCGGTTTCTCTCGATATGGAAGGCCAGCATGATGCGGCTCAGGCACTTTACTTTAAGGCTTTAGATACGACGAGTGAATCGGCTGAATTTGTACAAAGTAATTTAGCGATGTCTTACATTATGAATGGTCAATATGATGAAGCGATTGCCCAGTTAACTGCCATTGATACGATGGAAAAGTCTGCCGTGATGCGACAAAATTTAGCATTGGCCTATGGCTTAAAAGGTCAGATGAAAAAGGCACGTAAATGGGGTTTGAAAGATCTCAGTAAGAAAGAGTTTGAACAGAATATTAAATTCTACAAAAATTATACAAAAGAAATGCGTGCCCACAATAAATAA
- a CDS encoding TadE/TadG family type IV pilus assembly protein: MGYTKKKHSILSRFVHCQRGVTAIEFAFVAPALLLLVTAILEVSLILFALSTLEGAAFMASRTGKTGYIATESTREETIRTILDQKMEALFDTQKITIQSLTYNQFDQIGEVEPFVDVNNNGVRDENENYTDVNGNGQYDLDMGMAGVGNTSQIVVYTINYPWPVTTPMMNQWIGENGIINLTARAITQNEPF, encoded by the coding sequence ATGGGATATACAAAGAAAAAACACTCTATCTTATCACGCTTTGTGCATTGCCAGCGAGGTGTCACCGCGATTGAGTTCGCCTTTGTTGCACCTGCCCTATTACTTCTCGTCACCGCCATTTTGGAGGTTTCCCTCATCCTCTTTGCACTAAGTACGCTGGAAGGTGCTGCCTTTATGGCTTCGCGCACCGGAAAAACCGGGTACATTGCCACCGAATCAACGCGTGAAGAAACGATCCGCACGATACTAGATCAAAAGATGGAAGCTCTCTTCGACACACAAAAAATTACGATCCAATCACTCACTTACAACCAATTTGATCAAATTGGCGAAGTAGAACCATTTGTGGATGTAAATAATAATGGTGTCAGAGATGAAAATGAAAACTACACCGATGTGAATGGTAACGGTCAGTATGACTTGGACATGGGGATGGCTGGTGTAGGCAATACCAGCCAGATTGTGGTTTATACAATTAATTACCCTTGGCCTGTTACCACTCCCATGATGAACCAATGGATCGGTGAAAATGGGATTATTAACCTGACGGCTCGGGCAATCACCCAGAACGAACCCTTTTGA
- a CDS encoding CpaF family protein: MFGRKSEDENEIEAAEPALDTIEEQEEEGDPAPKFENSAEDALRKLDIMAASDDAEEETEALESSAQKEADSESQKIKHGIYTTLMEKIDLKAANLLDKETLEKQIITLISEITVEKNLVLNQQELTSLAQEIADDMLGHGPLEPLLDDDSITDIMVNGADQVYVERHGKLELSGVKFRDNAHVMNIAQRIVTAIGRRVDESTPVCDARLADGSRVNVIAPPLALRGCTISIRKFAKKKITLDIMAEQNNISEDLCKLLKIATASRLNIIISGGTGSGKTTLLNALSRMIDHGERIVTIEDAAELQLQQPHVVPLETRPANLEKEGEITMQDLVKNALRMRPDRVILGEVRGGEAMDMLQAMNTGHDGSLGTLHANNPREALTRLENMVNMAGYRLPSHVVRHQISSAVQLIVQIQRMRDGMRRVTHVTEVIGMEGDVIVTQDLYTYNFEGVDGEGNLIGEFKASGLRPNFITKAEYFGLDKALLALM, translated from the coding sequence ATGTTTGGAAGAAAATCAGAAGACGAAAATGAAATTGAGGCAGCAGAGCCTGCGTTAGATACAATTGAGGAGCAAGAGGAAGAGGGTGATCCTGCACCAAAGTTTGAAAACTCTGCTGAAGATGCATTACGAAAATTAGACATAATGGCGGCCTCTGACGATGCAGAAGAGGAAACGGAAGCTTTAGAAAGCTCTGCCCAAAAAGAAGCAGATTCTGAATCCCAGAAAATTAAACACGGCATCTATACGACATTGATGGAAAAAATTGATCTCAAAGCGGCTAACCTTTTAGACAAAGAAACGCTTGAGAAACAAATCATCACGTTAATCAGCGAAATCACAGTTGAGAAGAATTTAGTGCTTAACCAGCAAGAACTCACCTCGCTCGCTCAAGAAATTGCCGATGATATGCTAGGCCATGGGCCATTAGAACCTCTCCTAGATGACGATAGCATTACCGATATTATGGTAAATGGAGCCGATCAGGTTTATGTTGAACGCCACGGAAAGTTAGAACTATCTGGGGTTAAGTTTCGTGATAACGCGCATGTTATGAATATAGCTCAGCGTATCGTAACCGCAATTGGCAGACGTGTTGATGAATCTACTCCCGTATGTGATGCGCGCCTTGCAGATGGTAGCCGTGTTAATGTGATCGCCCCGCCCCTGGCATTGCGCGGATGCACTATTTCTATTCGTAAATTTGCCAAAAAGAAAATCACGCTCGATATCATGGCCGAGCAGAATAATATCTCGGAAGATTTATGTAAGTTGCTCAAAATTGCAACGGCTAGCCGTTTAAATATTATTATTTCTGGCGGTACAGGATCTGGTAAAACGACATTATTAAATGCACTTTCACGGATGATTGATCACGGAGAAAGAATTGTCACTATTGAGGATGCTGCCGAACTCCAATTACAACAACCCCATGTCGTCCCTTTAGAAACACGCCCCGCTAATCTTGAAAAAGAGGGCGAGATTACCATGCAAGATTTGGTGAAAAATGCACTCCGTATGCGCCCAGATCGCGTTATCTTAGGTGAGGTGCGTGGAGGTGAAGCCATGGACATGTTGCAAGCAATGAATACCGGCCATGACGGGTCTCTTGGCACCTTACACGCTAACAACCCACGTGAGGCTCTGACACGTTTAGAAAATATGGTTAATATGGCGGGCTATAGATTGCCCAGCCATGTGGTGCGTCATCAAATTTCAAGTGCGGTACAATTAATTGTTCAAATCCAGCGGATGCGCGATGGTATGCGCCGCGTGACTCATGTAACCGAAGTCATTGGCATGGAAGGCGATGTTATCGTCACTCAAGATCTCTACACTTATAATTTTGAAGGCGTCGATGGGGAGGGTAACTTAATTGGCGAGTTTAAAGCCAGCGGCTTACGCCCTAATTTTATCACCAAAGCAGAGTATTTCGGATTGGATAAGGCCTTACTGGCCTTAATGTAG
- the cpaB gene encoding Flp pilus assembly protein CpaB, protein MTSRSTILLAVAGTIALGTAFMVRNHILSSSAEASTPTDITRVLVASTNISPGSFIRGDSHLEWMEWPSNNINEAYLLEGKADREQFSGSVVRRPVVKGEPVTESLLVNPDEGGFMAAVLGAGKRAISIAVDSTTGNAGFIFPGDKVDLILTHSIPVDTPTSGNQGDVLASETFIEDARVLAVDQQLDNPENRAIMAKTVTLEVSREQAEKINVAKDLGKISLSLRSLVNGNGSRDIASNIQYVQKATRDSDVSSVLSPRISTNTRTVTVIRGATREQLQFGQ, encoded by the coding sequence ATGACCTCACGCTCAACAATCTTACTCGCAGTAGCTGGAACGATCGCCCTTGGCACTGCCTTCATGGTGCGCAACCATATCTTATCCAGCAGCGCGGAGGCCTCGACTCCTACCGATATTACACGTGTGTTAGTCGCCTCAACCAATATTTCTCCCGGAAGCTTTATTCGTGGTGACAGTCATCTTGAATGGATGGAATGGCCTAGTAACAACATTAATGAGGCTTACCTTCTAGAAGGTAAAGCAGATCGCGAACAATTTTCAGGATCAGTCGTTAGACGCCCCGTGGTAAAAGGAGAGCCCGTAACAGAAAGCCTTTTGGTTAATCCAGATGAAGGCGGCTTTATGGCAGCGGTGTTAGGTGCTGGAAAACGAGCCATCTCTATCGCCGTCGATTCAACAACGGGTAACGCTGGTTTTATCTTTCCCGGCGATAAAGTGGATTTAATTTTAACACATAGCATTCCTGTTGATACGCCTACTAGCGGCAATCAAGGTGACGTGCTCGCCAGCGAAACCTTTATTGAGGATGCTCGCGTATTGGCCGTTGACCAACAATTAGATAACCCTGAAAATCGGGCTATCATGGCAAAAACCGTGACACTTGAAGTGAGCAGGGAACAAGCAGAAAAGATTAATGTCGCCAAGGATCTGGGTAAAATCTCTCTTAGCTTGCGTAGCCTCGTTAATGGGAATGGTTCGCGCGATATAGCCTCAAACATTCAATATGTTCAAAAAGCAACCCGCGACAGCGATGTTAGCTCAGTGCTTAGCCCACGCATTAGCACGAACACACGTACTGTCACCGTCATTCGCGGAGCCACTCGCGAACAACTACAATTCGGACAATAA
- a CDS encoding type II and III secretion system protein family protein, which produces MKHTLTFSTTAFILATFMGFTTLLWPIMSAAFTKDYNIEINKGQVIRLATPIASVAMANPNVADVQVVSPTLLYVNGRSVGETSLLAVSDADGVILQANIRVTHNLSKLRETLKEALKGTDVIIDSTDKAIVIKGNVESPYMSERIQRVASSFLGGDDQSVINMLETSQGDQVMLKIKIAEVSRTELKRFGINLESLLNTGNFVFGLASGRDVLGSAASGILRSGTDNSLYTGYSSGNVSINGIIDALEDDGLMTVLAEPNLTTKSGVNASFLAGGEFPIPVSGEEGTVTIEYRPFGVSLNFTPVVLNERKISLTVSPEVSSISNLNGVSANGFQIPSITTRRTSTTVEVGSGESFAIAGLLNRRDTNDISKVPGLGDLPVLGALFRSTEYRQEQTELVIIATPYIVRPVSADVQMATPLDGYKPATDIERILYGKMYHEEPFDGDQDGIVEDVSQFTNHRPRLNGPAGFILR; this is translated from the coding sequence ATGAAACACACATTAACATTTTCGACTACGGCTTTTATATTGGCTACCTTTATGGGCTTCACCACTCTACTTTGGCCAATCATGAGCGCGGCCTTTACGAAGGATTATAATATAGAGATTAATAAGGGTCAGGTGATTCGCTTGGCCACTCCAATCGCTTCCGTAGCGATGGCCAACCCTAACGTGGCCGATGTGCAGGTTGTCTCGCCAACCTTGCTTTATGTGAATGGTCGCAGTGTGGGGGAAACTAGTCTGCTCGCCGTAAGTGATGCGGATGGCGTGATTTTGCAGGCCAACATCCGCGTGACGCATAATTTAAGCAAATTACGCGAAACACTCAAAGAGGCATTAAAAGGAACCGATGTCATCATTGATTCTACCGATAAAGCCATCGTCATTAAAGGTAATGTAGAGTCCCCTTATATGTCTGAGCGCATTCAGCGTGTTGCTTCCAGCTTTTTAGGAGGTGATGACCAGAGCGTTATTAACATGCTTGAAACCAGCCAAGGTGACCAAGTGATGCTGAAAATTAAAATCGCTGAAGTCTCTCGTACTGAACTTAAGCGCTTTGGCATCAATCTAGAATCTTTGCTTAATACGGGTAATTTTGTCTTTGGCCTAGCCAGCGGGCGCGACGTATTGGGTAGTGCCGCTTCTGGGATTTTACGCAGTGGAACTGATAATTCTCTCTATACTGGATATAGTAGCGGTAATGTTAGCATCAATGGCATTATAGATGCGCTAGAAGATGATGGTCTAATGACGGTTTTAGCGGAGCCTAACCTGACCACTAAATCAGGTGTAAATGCTAGTTTCCTTGCTGGGGGTGAATTTCCTATTCCCGTTTCGGGGGAGGAAGGAACCGTCACCATTGAATATCGCCCCTTCGGTGTGAGCCTTAACTTTACTCCCGTTGTACTTAACGAGCGTAAAATCAGTTTAACCGTCAGCCCTGAGGTGAGCTCTATTTCGAACCTTAACGGAGTGAGTGCAAATGGCTTCCAGATCCCTTCTATCACCACACGTCGCACTTCAACCACCGTGGAAGTGGGAAGTGGCGAGAGTTTCGCCATTGCAGGCTTGTTAAATCGTCGCGATACGAACGATATTTCGAAAGTTCCGGGTCTTGGTGATCTACCTGTTTTAGGCGCTCTATTCCGTTCGACAGAATACCGTCAGGAACAAACCGAACTGGTTATCATCGCAACACCGTATATCGTCCGTCCCGTTTCTGCTGATGTGCAAATGGCCACTCCACTAGATGGCTATAAACCCGCGACCGATATTGAACGTATTCTTTACGGTAAAATGTATCACGAAGAACCGTTTGACGGCGACCAGGATGGCATTGTGGAAGATGTTTCTCAGTTTACTAACCATCGCCCGCGCCTAAACGGCCCGGCAGGATTTATCCTTAGATAA
- a CDS encoding methyl-accepting chemotaxis protein, whose protein sequence is MGRLYRSLSFRLQLVAVFLSFVGVGFGLKSYLHIKEVFGTEASLEFWTDFQLQILIAILANILVTYIIYRIATKPIASLGEVMRDIADGKLDTKVPYTTEATEIGSMARKVEMFKQSGIEKIKLQEEQKDAEIKAEEVKQKTMDDLANSFEEKVQIIIDKVTLSSKTLHGTAESLVLLVRNMMESSHEVETASNSAMENIENVASSTKELSVSAAEISTQINKSTSVVNQTVQKTISSDTSTQRLVEVSEEIGNVMSMIHDITGQINLLALNATIESARAGEAGKGFAVVASEVKNLASQTGNATEEINNKVINSQEVSRDVATALSEIKALVSAINEYAASIASAVEEQHATTSNIAHNMQVATDASRKITANAHDVSHDAGKASEGANQVLEAAQNLTEQGVDLQDQVSKFLKEVRKT, encoded by the coding sequence ATGGGCCGTTTATATCGAAGTTTATCCTTCCGTTTACAACTAGTCGCTGTCTTCCTTTCATTCGTTGGCGTCGGATTTGGCCTCAAAAGCTATTTGCATATTAAGGAAGTCTTTGGCACGGAAGCCAGCCTCGAGTTCTGGACTGATTTTCAACTGCAAATTTTGATTGCCATATTAGCCAATATACTTGTGACCTATATTATTTATCGCATCGCAACGAAACCAATCGCATCGCTCGGAGAAGTAATGCGTGACATAGCAGATGGCAAACTCGACACCAAAGTTCCCTATACCACTGAGGCCACAGAAATTGGAAGCATGGCGAGAAAAGTGGAGATGTTCAAACAAAGCGGTATTGAAAAAATAAAACTCCAAGAAGAACAAAAAGATGCTGAAATAAAAGCGGAAGAAGTAAAACAAAAAACGATGGATGATCTCGCTAATTCCTTTGAGGAAAAAGTTCAAATTATCATCGACAAAGTCACCCTCTCTTCGAAAACTCTTCATGGCACAGCAGAATCTTTGGTCTTATTGGTGAGAAATATGATGGAGAGCTCGCATGAAGTGGAAACGGCTTCGAATAGCGCCATGGAAAATATTGAGAACGTCGCCTCTTCCACCAAAGAGTTATCCGTCTCTGCGGCCGAAATATCGACTCAAATCAATAAATCCACCTCTGTGGTAAATCAGACGGTTCAAAAGACCATTTCTTCAGACACCTCAACCCAACGACTGGTTGAGGTTTCTGAAGAAATTGGAAACGTCATGAGCATGATTCATGACATTACAGGCCAAATCAACCTATTAGCGCTCAATGCCACGATCGAATCTGCGCGTGCTGGAGAAGCGGGCAAAGGCTTTGCTGTGGTCGCTTCCGAGGTGAAAAACTTGGCGAGTCAAACAGGGAATGCCACCGAAGAAATCAACAATAAAGTCATCAACTCGCAAGAAGTATCAAGAGATGTCGCGACGGCCTTGTCTGAAATCAAAGCACTCGTTTCAGCCATCAATGAATATGCAGCAAGCATTGCTAGCGCAGTTGAAGAGCAGCATGCAACGACTTCCAACATTGCACATAACATGCAAGTCGCAACCGACGCTTCTCGCAAAATCACGGCAAATGCTCATGACGTTTCACACGATGCGGGTAAAGCTTCTGAAGGCGCCAACCAAGTACTCGAAGCCGCCCAGAACCTTACCGAACAAGGAGTCGATCTTCAAGACCAAGTCTCGAAATTCTTGAAAGAAGTTCGTAAAACATAA
- a CDS encoding CpaD family pilus assembly lipoprotein: MIKQLIISGCLLTMVTACADYTPTEKSMVSTQEKVFHYGLVEETFEIEPYAWEELENALKPMPLKYMEEVEIITNRPEFIHTDGYEKVQLAIWRKGLESNQVLYTAFKGKNPASVKVAVRYRGISYPKRCSDWRHSPIINHDNSAMSNFGCASTINLGHMLSNQNDLLESRGQHHGQMESSVAAIEKFYQGGLTQTTPNSSISTTE, translated from the coding sequence ATGATTAAACAACTTATTATTTCAGGCTGCCTTCTAACGATGGTTACTGCCTGCGCAGATTACACCCCAACTGAAAAGTCTATGGTTTCGACGCAAGAGAAAGTTTTTCATTACGGTTTAGTTGAAGAGACCTTTGAGATTGAACCTTATGCGTGGGAAGAACTGGAGAATGCCTTAAAGCCCATGCCGCTGAAATACATGGAAGAGGTAGAGATTATTACCAATCGTCCAGAATTTATTCATACGGATGGCTATGAAAAAGTTCAGCTCGCTATCTGGCGCAAAGGATTAGAATCCAATCAAGTATTATATACGGCTTTCAAGGGTAAAAACCCTGCCAGTGTGAAAGTAGCAGTACGGTATCGCGGCATTTCTTACCCTAAACGCTGTTCAGATTGGCGACATAGCCCGATTATCAATCACGATAATAGCGCAATGAGCAATTTCGGATGCGCCTCTACAATCAATCTCGGACATATGCTGTCCAATCAGAATGATTTACTGGAAAGCCGTGGCCAACATCATGGTCAGATGGAATCATCGGTTGCCGCTATTGAGAAGTTTTATCAAGGCGGACTTACGCAAACAACGCCTAACTCTAGCATTTCAACTACGGAATAA
- a CDS encoding AAA family ATPase: MQKEPVLRPKKTPQFVAFIKDPSSTDAAQSVASNHGWSESCVHYGDVRQAIVYLKEQVAPKTLLIEIPSAKDAPELLDRLADVCTPSMRIIIAGDIDEFSFYSWLKSIGIEHYLLQPFDAKKLDETISMRAEGEEEQKDTEAKVIAVIGARGGVGTTTIATNLAYLLAETYHHKTAFLDIDPYFGTAATAYDITPNHGLRDALDKPDRIDNLFLERVMIQHTDNLSVLSAEESFTEMVSSSASAAEALIGGLAENFAYTVVDLPCSLTSLTRSVLAQADHIVIVGELSLLSLRDILRLRDYFKSGLSQSEPLIVINRKGLAGEHELTIKEFEKNYGQTINTLLPFTREAFSATSSGEMLVDVSKNTKLVGAMHALAEQFTDSEINDKPVHKVNLLDKLLGRE; encoded by the coding sequence ATGCAAAAAGAACCCGTACTTAGACCTAAAAAAACGCCGCAATTTGTAGCCTTCATCAAAGACCCTTCAAGCACGGATGCGGCACAATCCGTAGCCAGCAACCACGGCTGGTCAGAAAGCTGCGTGCATTATGGGGATGTTAGGCAAGCGATCGTTTATTTAAAAGAACAAGTCGCGCCCAAAACACTCTTGATTGAAATTCCTTCGGCAAAAGATGCCCCGGAATTACTTGATCGATTGGCTGATGTTTGCACGCCTAGTATGCGAATCATTATCGCGGGGGATATTGATGAGTTTAGCTTCTACTCTTGGCTTAAATCAATTGGCATTGAGCATTATTTACTCCAGCCGTTTGACGCTAAAAAACTAGATGAAACCATTAGCATGCGTGCAGAGGGTGAAGAGGAGCAAAAGGATACCGAAGCAAAAGTTATTGCGGTGATTGGTGCACGAGGAGGAGTTGGCACCACTACTATTGCCACCAATTTAGCCTATTTATTAGCCGAAACTTATCATCATAAAACTGCATTTCTGGATATTGATCCTTACTTTGGCACGGCGGCAACCGCCTATGATATTACGCCTAATCACGGCTTGCGTGATGCGCTTGATAAGCCTGATCGTATTGACAATTTATTCTTAGAACGTGTCATGATTCAACATACTGACAATTTATCTGTTTTAAGTGCGGAAGAATCCTTTACTGAGATGGTCTCTAGTAGCGCCTCTGCCGCTGAAGCATTGATCGGCGGGTTAGCAGAGAATTTTGCTTACACCGTCGTCGACTTGCCGTGCAGCTTAACATCGTTGACTCGAAGCGTTTTAGCACAGGCCGACCATATTGTTATTGTTGGAGAGCTAAGCCTTTTAAGTTTACGCGATATATTGCGCTTACGCGATTATTTCAAAAGTGGATTAAGCCAATCAGAACCGCTTATTGTCATTAACCGTAAAGGCCTCGCGGGAGAACACGAATTAACCATCAAAGAGTTCGAAAAAAATTACGGTCAAACAATAAACACTCTACTGCCCTTCACTCGCGAAGCTTTTTCCGCCACTAGCTCAGGAGAAATGCTGGTTGATGTCTCTAAAAATACCAAGCTGGTAGGTGCTATGCATGCACTCGCCGAGCAATTCACCGACTCTGAAATAAACGATAAACCAGTTCATAAAGTTAACCTACTCGATAAGCTATTGGGGAGAGAATAA
- a CDS encoding type II secretion system F family protein, whose amino-acid sequence MTPGKSLTLSNILPNGITVDDFYITLTAVAAFIIVWSLGVTIGKRDKVQPRLKAIHSRREELKAAYLAPKEDSKATDQHKTPPNWMKQMVDKLANLKGDQIAKLNQRLIQAGNHSKGAATVFMFTKLVTPFIGLAIGFLVAKIDWSNAFSIDQAANWLGVIICGYLGAVLPDLLLYNKRQKRYGEIRIALPDTLDLMLICAEAGLSLSAALDRVTRELGNAYPEMADELGYTSVEIGFLPERSLALTHLAHRVDIQEIRGIVNVLQQTEKYGTPIGQALRVLSKEFRTERMLRAEQKAAQLPAIMTIPLILFILPTLFVIVLTPAIIGILNSQ is encoded by the coding sequence ATGACTCCAGGAAAATCACTTACCCTCTCTAATATCTTGCCTAATGGCATTACAGTCGATGATTTTTATATAACGCTTACGGCAGTGGCGGCCTTTATCATCGTCTGGTCTTTAGGCGTGACTATAGGTAAACGTGACAAAGTACAGCCCCGCTTAAAAGCCATTCACTCGCGACGTGAAGAACTCAAAGCCGCCTATCTTGCTCCCAAAGAAGATTCGAAAGCAACAGATCAACATAAAACTCCACCCAACTGGATGAAGCAAATGGTGGATAAATTAGCCAATCTAAAAGGCGATCAAATTGCTAAACTCAATCAGCGACTCATTCAGGCAGGTAATCACTCCAAAGGGGCCGCAACAGTCTTCATGTTTACGAAACTCGTCACTCCCTTCATCGGCCTAGCCATCGGCTTTCTTGTCGCCAAAATTGATTGGAGCAATGCCTTTTCCATAGATCAAGCGGCGAATTGGCTCGGAGTTATCATCTGTGGTTACCTAGGTGCAGTCCTGCCTGACCTCCTGCTTTATAATAAACGCCAGAAACGTTATGGCGAGATTCGCATTGCACTGCCCGACACGCTCGACCTTATGTTGATTTGTGCCGAGGCAGGCCTGAGCCTTTCTGCGGCGCTCGACAGAGTGACAAGAGAATTAGGAAATGCCTATCCTGAAATGGCCGATGAATTAGGATATACTTCCGTTGAAATTGGTTTTTTACCCGAGCGCAGCTTAGCGCTAACCCATTTAGCTCATCGAGTCGATATCCAAGAGATCAGAGGGATTGTGAATGTACTACAACAGACGGAAAAATACGGCACACCCATCGGACAGGCATTGCGAGTGCTTTCCAAAGAATTTAGAACGGAACGGATGTTGCGTGCTGAGCAGAAAGCCGCTCAACTCCCTGCAATCATGACCATTCCCCTCATCTTGTTCATTTTACCAACCCTTTTTGTTATTGTGCTGACACCCGCCATCATTGGCATCCTGAATTCCCAGTAA
- a CDS encoding type II secretion system F family protein: MENLSLDIIIFGGVALFMGVVFLFIREKGDDNKVKNRIKRVHGQTLEEKIEEKALSLRRETDTSLNQYGLEDIGNRLSSRLQTAGLELTVRNYMLLCIGIAFFLFLAISIFLQKSLLLGLLVGFVLGFGIPHFYVNRRISQSKKSFLKLFPDAIELIVRGLRAGLPVTESMLAVAEEVAEPVSTVYREIGDQVKLGVPIEKAMSDMANNLKMTEFDFFVISVTLQRETGGNLGEILSNLADVLRQRHMLKLKIRAMSSEARASAMIVGALPFLVLTALMFVSPEYLTPLVDDYRGNMASIGALCSMGTGIFIMSRMAQFKI, translated from the coding sequence ATGGAAAACTTATCCCTTGATATCATCATCTTTGGCGGCGTGGCTTTATTCATGGGTGTTGTCTTTCTTTTCATTCGTGAGAAAGGTGATGATAATAAGGTCAAAAATCGAATTAAAAGAGTCCACGGGCAAACGCTAGAAGAAAAAATTGAAGAAAAAGCACTAAGCCTTCGTCGTGAAACCGACACATCACTCAATCAGTATGGACTGGAAGATATTGGGAACCGCTTAAGCAGCCGTTTACAAACGGCTGGGCTAGAGCTGACTGTCCGTAATTATATGCTTTTATGCATCGGCATCGCCTTCTTCTTATTTTTGGCAATTAGTATCTTCCTGCAAAAATCGTTACTGCTAGGGCTACTTGTTGGGTTTGTTCTAGGTTTTGGGATTCCTCACTTTTACGTCAACAGGCGTATTAGTCAAAGTAAGAAGAGCTTTCTAAAACTCTTTCCGGATGCCATTGAATTAATTGTACGTGGCCTGCGCGCTGGCCTACCTGTAACGGAATCCATGCTAGCCGTTGCAGAAGAAGTCGCCGAACCTGTCTCAACCGTTTATAGAGAAATTGGCGATCAAGTGAAGCTAGGGGTCCCTATCGAAAAAGCGATGAGCGATATGGCCAATAACCTTAAAATGACAGAATTTGATTTCTTCGTTATCAGCGTGACCCTACAACGCGAAACAGGGGGGAATCTAGGCGAAATTCTCAGCAACCTAGCGGACGTACTGCGTCAGCGTCATATGTTGAAATTGAAAATCAGAGCGATGTCTTCCGAGGCACGAGCTTCGGCCATGATTGTCGGCGCACTTCCGTTTCTAGTACTGACCGCATTGATGTTTGTATCACCTGAATATTTAACCCCTTTAGTTGACGATTATCGGGGGAATATGGCCTCTATCGGTGCTCTTTGTAGCATGGGAACTGGAATTTTCATTATGTCACGCATGGCACAGTTTAAGATTTAA